The following DNA comes from Phalacrocorax carbo chromosome 14, bPhaCar2.1, whole genome shotgun sequence.
AACCGTCCAACTCCGACAACGAAAAGTGGTTCTTATCATTCGGTACAATACGGAAAAATTTGGCAAATAGAGCTGATCTGCAGTTCCCATCTCTCAAGCACTACAGAGCTGGCTCCAATCTCCAGCCCTCCGGTTGCTGTCTGGGGGACAGACACATGTCCTTGTGCTGCAGGACCTGGGGACTCTCCGGAGGGTCCAGACCAGGCAGGGAAGAGCTGCCACGTCAGCATTTTTAACAGGGcgatataaatataaaacatcaATACAAACAGGTTCTTTGTACAGAAAATATCATCTCACAAGGCACTGGGGTGATGACTGCGTGGCCCCTCGCGGCGGGCTCCGACCGGGCTTCTCCAGCCGCCGCTGAGCATCGgagtgggaggaaggaggggaagaagggacCGGAGAAGTCCCGGTGCTGCCATCCAAGAGGGATTTCACCCCACCGCTGGCCCCAAATGCCCTGGGAGTTGTTTTTCCCAGCCGGCTGGTGCTTTTCCTTGGTGGGGGCGTTTGGGTCTCCTTCGGATGGCGTGGGGCTGGGTTTGGCCTGGAGGGAGGTGCATAGATCggccgggggctggggctgctctgcccagcGCTCCGCTCCCTCTTcatgccagcagccccagccggGTCACCTTGGCCGAGAGGAAGGAGTGGATGATGAAGACAATGGTTTTGGGGCAGGAGTGAAGGTCCAATTGCTGCAAGAAAGGAACGGAGGGATGTTTGCAATGTCTGCTGTTCCTGGAGCAGACAGATTTCTGCTTGTGGTGGAGAGGGCAGGGACCACCCAGAGTCCCCCAGACCCCACCACAGCCTTACTGGGGCGCTGGGAAGGGCTGTGCACTGTGGGGGCACGGGGTGAGTGGATGAGCCATGCCTTACCCCCAACGTGCTAGGCAGGATGGGTGCTGTGCATAGGGTGGGTGCTCTGCTCCCCCTCTCACCCCGGGGCCGGTGGGAGCATGAGTGGGGGGCGGTGAGGGTAAAACCAACTCACAATCTCTCCCTCCGGGCCACCAAAGTCCAGGTAGAGCATCTTGGTGCCGTCATCGGAGGACATCTGTAGCTTCTCGaagggctgctggagcaggatgGTCTTGCTGAGCCCGGGTTCGGTAGTGGAGATGGTGAAGCCCTTGTCGATGTGGATGGACAGGGTGCAATCCTGCCCTTTCCACGTgcaggctggggacagggacaggggtCAGATGGTGGCCACCGACCCCACTgcccggcccccccccagctccccgctGACCTGCCGAGACCTCCTGGACCAGCTCGGCGGCGCCGTGGGTGCCGTCCACCAGCAGGCGGGTCCACAGCGCCAGGTCGCGGGggctctccaggctgaagagatGGGTCTGCACGCCCAGCCGGGTGCCGGTGCGCAGCGCGAACGACAGCTCCGCCTCGTACAGCGCCGAGCCCTTGGCCGGCCCCGAGTGCACCAACCTGCGGCACCGCCGCGCCTCAGCACCGCGCTctgccccgctccgcgccccgcaCCGCGCCCCGCGCACCCCGcaccggcggcggcgcggcggggccggcagggggcgctgCAGCCCCGCGGATGCGCCCCCGCCCTCCCGGGCCGCTCCCACGGCCCCCGGCCCTGCCacccccccggccgcccccgggccctgccaccgcccccgggcccTGCCACCGCCCCGAGAGCCTCTGCCACcaccctggggctctgccccgaCCCCGGGGCTCTGCCACcaccctggggctctgccccgaCCCCCGGGCTCTGCCACcaccctggggctctgccccgaCCCCCGGGCTCTGCCATCAGCCCCGGGGCTCTGCCCCGACCCCCGGGCTCTGCCATCAGCCCTGGGGCTCTGACATCtgccctggggctctgccccgaCCCCCGAGAGCCTCTGCCACcaccctggggctctgccccgaCCCCCGAGAGCCTCTGCCACcaccctggggctctgccccgaCCCCGGGGCTCTGCCACcaccctggggctctgccccgaCCCCCGAGAGCCTCTGCCACcaccctggggctctgccccgaCCCCCGGGCTCTGCCACcaccctggggctctgccccgaCCCCCGAGAGCCTCTGCCACcaccctggggctctgccccgaCCCCCGGGCTCTGCCATcagccctggggctctgccATCAGCCCTGGGGCTCTGACATCtgccctggggctctgccccgaCCCCCGAGAGCCTCTGCCACcaccctggggctctgccccgacccccaggctctgccatcagccctggggctctgccccgaCCCCCGGGCTCTGCCATcagccctggggctctgccccgaCCCCCGGGCTCTGCCACcaccctggggctctgccccgaCCCCCGGGCTCTGCCATCAGCCCTGGAGCCCTGCCATCAGCCCCGGGGCTCTGCCCCGACCCCCGGGCTCTGCCATCAGCCCTGGGGCTCTGACATCtgccctggggctctgccccgaCCCCCGGGCTCTGCCATcagccctggggctctgccatcagccctggggctctgccccgaCCCCCGGACTCTGCCATCAGCCCCGGGGCTCTGCCCTGACCCCCGGACTCTGCCATCAGCCCCGGGGCTCTGTCCCGACCCCCGGGCTCTGCCATCAGCCCCGGGGCTCTGTCCCGACCCCCGGGCTCTGCCATCAGCCCCGGGGCTCTGCCCCGACCCCCGGGCTCTGCCATcagccctggggctctgccccgaCCCCCGGGCTCTGCCATcagccctggggctctgccccgaCCCCCGGGCTCTGACATCTGCCCCGGGGCTCTGCCCCGACCCCCGGGCTCTGCCATCAGCCCCGGGGCTCTGCCCCGACCCCCGGGCTCTGCCATCAGCCCCGGGGCTCTGCCCCGACCCCCGGGCTCTGCCATCAGCCCTGGGGCTCTGACATCtgccctggggctctgccccgaCCCCCGGGCTCTGCCATcagccctggggctctgccatcagccctggggctctgccccgaCCCCCGGACTCTGCCATcagccctggggctctgccccgaCCCCCGGACTCTGCCATCAGCCCCGGGGCTCTGTCCCGACCCCCGGGCTCTGCCATCAGCCCCGGGGCTCTGTCCCGACCCCCGGGCTCTGCCATCAGCCCCGGGGCTCTGTCCCGACCCCCAGGCTCTGCCATCAGCCCCGGGGCTCTGTCCGGACCCCCGGGCTCTGCCATcagccctggggctctgccccgaCCCCCGGGCTCTGCCCCGACCCCCGGGCTGTGCCATcagccctggggctctgccccgaCCCCCGGGCTCTGCCATcagccctggggctctgccccgaCTCCCGGGCTCTGCCACCACCCCGTCCCCATGCAGGGCAGGAGAGCGCTGGGCCGGTGGCTCCTACCTGGTGGCGATGAGGGGGTAGCTGTGCACAGGCTTGCCCACGGCGTCGCGGCTCTGCGGCAGGCTGCCATACAGCAGTAGCTCCTTCTCGGTGAGGACGGCCAAGAGGTTCCTGGTGCCAGCACTAGGGAGCTGCAAGGAGAGGGGGTCAGGGCCACCGGCAGCACGGTGGTGAGGGGCAGCCGGGGGCATGGGGGTACCTGCTCCGTCAGCCAGCCCACGTGCTTGACGTCCCGTCCAGCCACCATGCCAGCACCCGCCAGCTGGGCTCGCAGCTCCTCCTTCACACGCGGCAGCAGCGCGCCCGCGTTGGCCTGGATGGCGCTGAGCCACGACTGCGCCGTGGCTTCGTCCTTCGCCCGCAGGAAGAGGGCAACGCGCCCGTCCGCCGAGCACATCTCCAGGTACCTGCAGGGACACGGCCCCGCTGGGTCCCACCAGCCCTCAGCACCCCAGGTCACTGCGGTAGCATCGCCACCCCCTGGCACCATGCCCTGACCTGTGCTCCGGGTCGGTGGGGAGGCACTTGCGGGACACGTAGCACATCTTCAGAGGCATGGTCCTGCCCTCCCGGAGCTCCCGAGGGGGTAGGAGGGGGGATGACTGCTTCTGCAGGGTGGCCGGAGAGGGGTCCCAGCTGACTGTCGCCCCCGCGGAGGAGTTCTTGAAGTAGGGGGAGATCTCCTTCATGTACTTCACTAGAAAAGAACCAGTACCTGGCTGAGGACATGGACCATGGCGGCCTCATCCTGCCCACCAGTGCCCATCTGCCCCCCGAAACCTCTTGCATCCTCCCTGCACCGGAGCTGGTACCTCCTTTGCTACATCCCCAGACAGCTGTCATTCATGGGTATTGCAGCAGATCCCCTGCCCAGCATCCCAGCgggtgtggggaggggtggTACCAGTGAGCAAGGTCACACCAGAGGGTGATGTGACACCTAGGATCCTCCCAGTGCCACAGCCCCACCATTGCAGGGCAGGGAGTCCCCCAGGATGGGTAAAAATGgccttttccccattttttctttcctttagtcTTGATCAGTTCACAGATCCAAGTTTGATCGGGTCCCTAGAGTGGCACATGGAGGCAGCGGGCGGGGAATGGGCAGGAGTCCCAGGCCAAAATTATACAGTCCAAACTGCGCTGGTACAGCCGGTCCCACCACCAACTGGGAACAGCTCTCACATACCATGGCTTGGCCCCAGGAAAAGCCTCGAACTGTGTGTATGCAGCTCGCATAGCCCTGCCCCGTGAGTTATTAACCACTGACAAGAAACCAGCTTTCAATCCCCAGTGAGTCTGGCTCCAGAGCCAGAGCCCTCAGAGCCACACTGGGACGGCAGCTGGCTCCCGAGGTTtaggggaggggggagatgAAAGTCACCACGAATTGATGGGGCCCCGTAGCTACATCATGAAAATTACGTCGGTAGCACCAGCCAAAAGCTTTGACTGAGCAGGGGACAGCCCGCATGCCACAGCCCAGTGGGACCAGTCATGGCCCTGCCCTGGGGGCAGCATGGGaccagctggtggctccaggGAAGGGCTTCCCTTTGGTGGCCTTGGGGAAAGGGCCACGGGACAGACACACgcctgctgccatctccccagccATCACTGCTGGTTTCACTCCAGGTCCAGGTCAGCGGCGTGGGTGGCAGGAGGGGGACTCGAGCTTGGCTTTACAGCCAACTCTTGTAGGTGGCTGGTCAGTGGACCAGCTCCATCACTGCAGCAAAGCCTGATTTTGTGCCAGAAGAAAGCCCTTTTGCCACCAGGAGAGAGCCTGCACACACAGCCTACCATCCCCATCCTTCACCTACCCACCACCACCCATCTTCCCCTTCATTCCTATACCAGCGAGCTCCCCAAAACCTCTGAATCCTGAAATCCCACACACGAGCAGCGGTGGGGCATGGCGGGGAGGCAGAGCCCCGCGGGGTGCCCTGCTGTGCCCAGCCTCAGCGGGACGCAGCTATaaatggctgtgacaccgctGCGGCACGTGGGTCGGGTTACCCCGTGCGGTGGCCGGGGCCAAGGAGGCGGCATGGGGCCACCAGCCTCATGCCCTGCACCTCCCGTTATAAATAGCTGCCGTGTTCCCACAGGCATTTGAGCTGTGTTGGATTTTAACCCCAGTCATTAATCTTGGCACCAGGGACCGGCCATTATCACGGTGCCTGGGAACTAATTGGAGTTCAGAAAGATACCATTCAGCCGCTGAAACCTGAGCAGTGTCCCCACGCCAGCCCGTGGCTCCCTGGGCACGCAGAGGACGTCACCACCAGCATTAGCTGTGCGATGGTGGGGTCACGTCCCAacggagcagaggaggagaggaccGGTGCCCGGCCCAGGACAGGGCACGGAGAATTAGGCAATGGCCACTGTGTGTGCTTCTCTGGCACATGGCTTTAAGGAGGATTTAAGGCTGGTGATGAAGCACCGATGGGATCCTGCAGCACAGGGGATCCCAAGCCAGCGCAGGGAGCCAGCACGCAAAGGCATCTGCGGTGCTCCCCAGGTTGCTGCGCACCCGGGGCCGGGCCACCGTCCCATGGGAGCTGCTGTCTCCTCTGACAACAGCAGCAGGCTGCATTTCAGAGACACATGGCACAGCCAAGGGACATGGTGGGACAGTGCCATCCCCAGCccgctctgcagcagcagccactgcacccctgcctgtccctgcaaAGCAAAAACGAAGCTGTGGAGCTTTCCTGATGTGGGCTTTGACTTACACTTCTGCCAGTCCCTTCACTGCAGCGGATTTGCCTGGTATTGAATGGATTAATTAATTACACCCATTTCATTAAAGGAAACAACTTGGACCATATTATGCATCATCTCTGCTACTGGTAACTGTAATTCTTGTACTGGTGTTTTGGTGATTTCTCTAAATAACACCTTGCAGTGCTGGGGCTCTTGGGCTGGATGCCCTCTTCTTGTTAGCCagcacccccccccaaaaaataattttgtagaaATACTCCACCTCCAGCACGCAAAGAGCCCTCTCGGTAGCTGCTGGGCAAATCCATGTGGTCCCCAAAGCCACACAGCCTCCATGCAGGCTCTCTGCTCCCCTGGGAAGATGGCCTGTCCCACTGAGTTTCTCCAGCCGAGAGGAGAGGGGACAAATAGGACCTCTGGCCACTCAAGGTTTTGCACTGAATAACACTTGATTTtaggttttgagagaacagcAAGTCTCTGGGGATGCCACATGTGAGCAGCTGCTTGTGGCATTGCCGGAGCATCGCATGCCCCCGAACCCTGCAGCAAGCTGCATCCGGGACATGTTTAACTGAAGGCCCTAGGTCTGCCCTGCTCTTCTGTCTCTGTtgcaagtggttttttttctcctcagcacTCCAGAAAGGGGCAAAATCATCAAAATCCCTTGGACTTATTTCTTGGGTAACAAATCCCCTCCCTCTGCAAGCCCTTCCCTTCCAAGGATGGGGAACGAGCCCAATGGAAAAGCACTGCTGCGCCCTTGATCCGGAGTCACCAGAACCTGCCCCACACATGCACTCGTGGCTCAGCACTGCCCATACCCAAGCTCCTGACCCTGGAGGGCTTTGTCGAGGAGCCACAAACCTTCCTCCAGCCAGGAAAGCAGCCCCAGCCACACAGACACCCAGCAGCAGGCTTGAGATcaccctcctgctgctcaggcCACCAGCCGGGTGCTGGCACGCTCTGCTTCAGCCAGGCAATCACAGCACAGGTTCACGGCAAAGAGGTTTAAGCCTGCGCTGCCGGTCAGGGGTAGGATGGATCCCACTGTTTCC
Coding sequences within:
- the SNTA1 gene encoding alpha-1-syntrophin isoform X1, producing the protein MAAGRRAPRSGLLELRGPGGQWLRVLLTLAEDVLGVSPADGPGPAAGPGEAPAAQLNGGEPGSAVPEALANIRRTVRVVKQDVGGLGISIKGGRENKMPILISKIFKGLAADQTEALYVGDAILSVNGTDLSEATHDEAVQALKKTGKEVVLEVKYMKEISPYFKNSSAGATVSWDPSPATLQKQSSPLLPPRELREGRTMPLKMCYVSRKCLPTDPEHRYLEMCSADGRVALFLRAKDEATAQSWLSAIQANAGALLPRVKEELRAQLAGAGMVAGRDVKHVGWLTEQLPSAGTRNLLAVLTEKELLLYGSLPQSRDAVGKPVHSYPLIATRLVHSGPAKGSALYEAELSFALRTGTRLGVQTHLFSLESPRDLALWTRLLVDGTHGAAELVQEVSAACTWKGQDCTLSIHIDKGFTISTTEPGLSKTILLQQPFEKLQMSSDDGTKMLYLDFGGPEGEIQLDLHSCPKTIVFIIHSFLSAKVTRLGLLA
- the SNTA1 gene encoding alpha-1-syntrophin isoform X2, whose amino-acid sequence is MPILISKIFKGLAADQTEALYVGDAILSVNGTDLSEATHDEAVQALKKTGKEVVLEVKYMKEISPYFKNSSAGATVSWDPSPATLQKQSSPLLPPRELREGRTMPLKMCYVSRKCLPTDPEHRYLEMCSADGRVALFLRAKDEATAQSWLSAIQANAGALLPRVKEELRAQLAGAGMVAGRDVKHVGWLTEQLPSAGTRNLLAVLTEKELLLYGSLPQSRDAVGKPVHSYPLIATRLVHSGPAKGSALYEAELSFALRTGTRLGVQTHLFSLESPRDLALWTRLLVDGTHGAAELVQEVSAACTWKGQDCTLSIHIDKGFTISTTEPGLSKTILLQQPFEKLQMSSDDGTKMLYLDFGGPEGEIQLDLHSCPKTIVFIIHSFLSAKVTRLGLLA